One region of Purpureocillium takamizusanense chromosome 4, complete sequence genomic DNA includes:
- a CDS encoding uncharacterized protein (TransMembrane:1 (n3-13c20/21o182-203i)~COG:U~EggNog:ENOG503NV0D~SECRETED:SignalP(1-20~SECRETED:cutsite=VAA-TA~SECRETED:prob=0.6432)) has protein sequence MRLSTIAAGVIACMVTDVAATALTYKLTANEKACFYTDTKKDNEKIAFYFAVQSGGSFDVDYIVEGPGGKVILEGEKERSGDFVFTAKQAGEYSFCFDNEMSTFAEKYVDFDISVENESRTAQIPSKQGTSPEQTSVLEESIFKISTQLSTISRSQKYFRTRENRNFSTVNSTEKRIVNFSMIQIALIICMGALQVFVVRFFFQGARKGYV, from the exons ATGAGACTCTCGACgatcgccgcgggcgtcatTGCCTGCATGGTCACCGATgtcgcggccacggcgctcaCGTACAAGCTGACGGCCAACGAGAAGGCCTGCTTCTACACGGACACCAAAAAGGACAACGAGAAGATCGCCTTCTACTTTGCT GTCCAATCGGGTGGCTCTTTTGATGTCGACTACATCGTCGAGGGCCCTGGCGGCAAGGTCATTCTCGAGGGCGAAAAGGAGCGAAGTGGTGACTTTGTCTTCACGGCGAAGCAGGCCGGCGAGTACTCGTTTTGCTTCGACAATGAGATGAGCACCTTTGCCGAGAAATACGTCGACTTTGACATTTCG GTCGAGAACGAGTCGCGCACCGCGCAGATCCCGTCGAAGCAGGGCACGTCACCAGAGCAGACATCGGTGCTCGAGGAGTCCATCTTCAAGATCTCCACCCAGCTGTCGACCATTTCGCGAAGCCAAAAGTACTTCCGCACGCGCGAGAACCGCAACTTCAGCACCGTCAACAGCACGGAGAAGCGCATTGTCAACTTTAGCATGATCCAGATTGCCCTGATTATCTGCATGGGAGCACTGCAGGTGTTTGTAGTCCGGTTCTTCTTCCAG GGCGCGCGCAAGGGTTACGTTTGA
- a CDS encoding Alkaline phosphatase (COG:S~EggNog:ENOG503NY3N~TransMembrane:3 (o6-26i33-51o127-147i)) → MALQTTVARVSSTGLRICAVLFFRFFPAHFPSITFALFAIYLPAFVASYFTEPSVEIVKDEVNVTVKETTATPKTPLLADDGVAVEQEPAVVSEEIDVAETIIVEEKTVAPWKILALGSPSSSRPSLSIATLLINLLLVALTGDALFRARWYYPSHDLSFVRLGYVSPTEANFLIREPDQGKMPVTLEIRILDPEPPFDNPLWQPGGGVRWTTNETDFTGYIKAPLRHSEQRRYEWRTSNNHSGEFLAPPKAGATSRYDGGKFTFLSTSCILPRFPYNPLDHALAIPGLRHLANKLPDLGAQFMLFLGDFIYVDVPERFGKSAEEYRMQYRQVYASPDWPPVAQNLSWIHVLDDHEISNDWSSNTTGIYKAAIDPWNIYQAGVNPPSSHAATSRLRKRTGVTWFEFTQGPASFFMLDTRSYRSSNNQPFDDTNKTMLGKAQLDDFLAWLAKPEPQGVKWKFVASSVPFTKNWPVNVKDTWGGFLVERRTILEAMWEAGARGTTVVILSGDRHEFAATKFPPPPESRWPESATAFEFSTSPLNQFASPIPSYKQTDSEDIKLHYIPSGMSKFGSFTIQEVSGESTLQYHLYIDGQERWSTLLVEPPVAEGFSSGRSFWDRLRFS, encoded by the exons ATGGCACTTCAGACCACCGTCGCGAGGGTGTCCTCGACCGGCCTCAGAATATGCGCCGTCCTCTTTTTCAGATTC TTTCCA GCACATTTCCCGTCCATCACTTTTGCCCTCTTCGCCATCTACCTGCCCGCCTTCGTGGCTAGCTACTTTACTGAGCCTAGTGTGGAGATTGTCAAAGACGAGGTCAATGTCACGGTCAAGGAAACAACGGCCACACCTAAGACACCCCTCTTGGCCGATGACGGGGTCGCTGTGGAGCAGGAGCCCGCTGTTGTGTCCGAGGAAATCGATGTCGCGGAGACCATCATCGTTGAGGAGAAGACGGTTGCGCCGTGGAAGATCCTTGCGCTTGGCTCTCCCAGCTCCAGCCGCCCGAGCCTGTCCATTGCGACACTACTTATCAACTTACTGCTGGTTGCGCTTACGGGCGACGCGCTGTTCCGAGCCCGGTGGTATTACCCATCCCACGACCTATCTTTTGTTCGTCTCGGATATGTCTCCCCAACCGAGGCCAACTTTTTGATCCGCGAGCCCGATCAGGGCAAGATGCCAGTCACTCTGGAAATCCGCATTCTGGACCCGGAGCCGCCTTTCGACAATCCTCTGTGgcagcctggcggcggcgttcgGTGGACGACCAACGAGACCGACTTTACCGGATATATAAAGGCTCCTTTGCGACACTCGGAGCAGAGACGGTACGAATGGAGGACGTCGAACAACCACTCTGGAGAGTTTCTGGCGCCACCAAAAGCGGGAGCGACATCCCGGTACGATGGCGGAAAATTTACGTTCCTCTCCACGTCTTGCATCCTTCCCCGCTTCCCGTATAACCCATTGGACCACGCGCTGGCCATTCCAGGTCTGCGTCACCTGGCGAACAAGTTGCCTGATCTCGGGGCACAGTTTATGCTCTTTCTTGGAGACTTCATCTATGTCGATGTTCCGGAAAGGTTCGGCAAGTCGGCTGAGGAGTATCGAATGCAGTACCGCCAGGTGTATGCCTCCCCAGACTGGCCCCCCGTGGCGCAGAATTTGAGCTGGATCCACGTCCTGGACGACCACGAAATCTCCAATGACTGGTCCTCGAATACCACTGGCATCTACAAGGCCGCCATTGATCCGTGGAACATTTATCAGGCTGGTGTCAACCCACCAAGCTCTCATGCTGCCACCAGCCGGCTACGGAAGCGCACCGGTGTGACCTGGTTTGAGTTTACCCAAGGACCTGCAAGCTTCTTCATGCTGGACACGAGGAGCTACCGATCTAGCAATAACCAACCTTTCGATGATACCAACAAGACAATGCTGGGCAAAGCTCAACTGGACGACTtcttggcctggctggcgaaGCCAGAGCCCCAAGGGGTCAAGTGGAAGTTCGTGGCCTCGTCCGTGCCCTTTACGAAGAACTGGCCGGTCAACGTCAAAGACACATGGGGTGGTTTCCTGGTCGAGCGGAGAACTATTCTTGAGGCTATGTGGGAAGCTGGTGCGCGTGGCACTACCGTGGTTATCCTCTCTGGAGATCGGCACGAGTTTGCGGCAACCAAATTCCCACCTCCTCCTGAGTCGCGGTGGCCCGAAAGCGCCACCGCGTTCGAGTTCTCGACAAGCCCCCTCAACCAATTTGCATCCCCAATCCCCTCGTACAAGCAGACGGACAGCGAGGACATCAAGTTGCA CTATATCCCTTCGGGCATGTCCAAGTTTGGGTCCTTCACAATTCAGGAGGTGTCTGGCGAGAGTACGCTTCAGTATCACCTATACATCGATGGACAGGAGAGATGGAGCACGCTGCTTGTTGAACCGCCTGTAGCGGAAGGCTTCAGCTCAGGCAGGTCGTTTTGGGACAGACTCCGGTTTTCGTAA
- a CDS encoding Arylsulfatase (type I) (EggNog:ENOG503NUVC~COG:P) translates to MNGFASPKDKQQQSSRGTISMAAKRPNFLVIVADDLGFSDISPFGGEINTPNLDKLAKNGIRFTDFHAAAACSPSRAMIMTGTDHHIAGLGNLIEWTNISGQNDPNGTMSTNVQRGMPGYEGYLNERVVALPELLRDDGYLTLLSGKWHLGLTPERSPKARGFERSFAHLPACSNHYGYEPQLEGQDKIPEFMTMSFIALHSEDGEYTKVPEGWYSSDGYGDKMLQYLKERDEGGDERPFFAYLPFTAPHWPLQAPQEVIRKYRGVYDEGPDALREKRLQRLKDFGMVPQDVEPHPVVADEVKEWSEMSEQEKANSCRAMEVFAAMVECIDTNVGKVVDYLEETGELDNTFVCFLSDNGAEGAAYEAYPIVQGSMIQHLQRYYDNSLDNLGNGNSFIWYGPRWAQAATAPSRLYKAYTTEGGVRVPFLMKPPQGFFDSKIDRHSITHQFSTVMDLAPTILEMAGVTHPAPTYQGREVVPMRGASMVPYLQGRAPRIHDEDFINGWETCGRAAVRKGDWKIVFIPKPKGPERWQLYNLARDPGEVHDLAEQEPERLAALIKLWDQYVLETGVIPLSPELGQWMAAMEEQMPENAWIEYEYWKDGAREDPARFTKQIPRFERRVKAI, encoded by the coding sequence ATGAACGGCTTCGCATCGCCCAAGGACAAACAGCAGCAATCGTCAAGGGGCACCATCAGCATGGCTGCCAAGCGGCCCAACTTTCTCGTAATTGTCGCCGATGACCTTGGCTTCTCAGACATTTCGCCATTCGGCGGCGAGATCAACACACCGAATCTGGACAAGTTGGCCAAGAATGGTATCCGGTTCACGGACTtccacgccgcggcggcgtgctccCCGTCCCGGGCCATGATCATGACGGGTACCGACCACCACATTGCGGGACTGGGCAACCTCATCGAGTGGACAAACATCTCGGGCCAAAACGACCCCAACGGGACCATGTCTACCAACGTCCAGCGCGGGATGCCGGGATACGAGGGGTACCTCAACGAACGCGTCGTGGCTCTGCCTGAGCtcctccgcgacgacggctacCTGACACTCCTGTCGGGCAAGTGGCACTTGGGCCTGACGCCCGAGCGAAGCCCCAAGGCGCGCGGCTTCGAGCGCAGCTTTGCGCATCTGCCGGCGTGCAGCAACCACTACGGGTACGAgccgcagctcgagggccaggaCAAGATCCCCGAGTTCATGACCATGAGCTTCATCGCGCTGCacagcgaggacggcgagtACACCAAGGTGCCTGAGGGGTGGTACTCGTCGGACGGGTACGGCGATAAGATGCTGCAGTACCTGAAGGAGCGCGACGAAGGAGGCGACGAGAGGCCCTTCTTTGCATACCTGCCGTTCACGGCGCCGCATTGGCCGCTCCAGGCGCCGCAGGAGGTCATCCGCAAGTATCGCGGTGTGTATGACGAGGGGCCcgatgcgctgcgcgagaagcGGCTCCAGCGGCTCAAGGACTTCGGCATGGTGCCGCAAGATGTCGAGCCGCACCCCGTCGTAGCCGACGAGGTCAAAGAGTGGAGCGAGATGAGCGAGCAGGAGAAGGCCAACTCGTGCCGCGCCATGGAggtcttcgccgccatggtaGAGTGCATCGACACCAATGTGGGTAAGGTGGTCGACTACCTAGAGGAGACGGGTGAGCTGGACAACACGTTTGTGTGCTTCCTGTCAGACAACGGCGCAGAGGGCGCCGCGTACGAGGCGTACCCGATCGTCCAGGGGTCGATGATCCAGCATCTGCAGCGCTACTACGACAACAGCTTGGACAACCTCGGGAACGGAAACTCTTTCATCTGGTACGGGCCACGgtgggcgcaggcggcgacggcgccgagcaggctATACAAGGCCTACACGACTGAAGGCGGCGTGCGGGTGCCGTTCCTCATGAAGCCCCCACAGGGCTTCTTCGATTCCAAAATCGATCGCCATAGCATCACGCACCAGTTCTCGACCGTCATGGATCTCGCACCCACGATACTGGAAATGGCCGGCGTCACGCATCCGGCGCCAACGTACCAGGGCCGTGAGGTGGTGCCCATGCGCGGCGCGTCCATGGTCCCGTACCTGCAGGGCCGCGCGCCCAGGATCCACGACGAGGATTTCATCAACGGGTGGGAGAcgtgcgggcgcgcggcggtcCGCAAGGGCGACTGGAAGATCGTCTTCAtccccaagcccaagggccCGGAGCGGTGGCAGCTGTACAACCTGGCGCGCGACCCGGGCGAGGTGCACGACctggccgagcaggagcCCGAGCGACTAGCCGCGCTCATCAAGCTGTGGGACCAGTACGTGCTGGAGACGGGGGTCATTCCGCTGAGTCCGGAGCTGGGCcagtggatggcggcgatggaggagCAGATGCCCGAGAATGCGTGGATCGAGTACGAGTACTGGAAGGACGGCGCGAGGGAGGACCCGGCGCGGTTCACGAAGCAGATTCCGCGGTTCGAGAGGCGGGTCAAAGCAATCTGA
- the RRP15 gene encoding pre-60S ribosomal particles component (EggNog:ENOG503P20N~COG:S~BUSCO:EOG092653LT) — protein MPGHANKKRPIDGRLQRPSKKQKRQQLKQYHSESEAEEEDQGFDPVNLLDSDDDIHNAKVDDGAEDAGDSDSSSAEEEQPKLKRAMKMKAQPKSKKAPPQEADEEDEDDDEEDEDEEDESNLDEFDLEARSAGTKSKAKRNDPTAFATSLSKILSTKLSSSKRSDPVLSRSAAAHEASKAAVDSALESKAKRQLKEQKRRALEKGRVKDVLIATASETTGVPETTTSEILDKEKKLRKVAQRGVVTLFNAVRAAQVKATEAEKSARKEGVIGIGQRESKVNELSKKGFLDLIASGGGGLKKGGLEEA, from the coding sequence ATGCCAGGACACGCAAACAAGAAGAGGCCAATCGACGGCCGGCTACAGCGCCCGTCAAAGAAGCAAAAGCGACAGCAGCTGAAGCAATATCACAGCGagtccgaggccgaggaagaggaccAGGGATTCGATCCGGTCAACCTgctcgactcggacgacgataTCCACAATGCAaaggtcgacgatggcgcggaGGATGCTGGTGATAGCGACTCGTCCagcgcggaggaggagcaacCCAAGCTGAAAAGGGCTATGAAGATGAAGGCACAGCCCAAGAGCAaaaaggcgccgccgcaggaggcagacgaggaggacgaggatgatgatgaggaggacgaggacgaggaagacgagtcAAATCTCGACGAgttcgacctcgaggcccgcTCAGCCGGCACCAAGTCAAAAGCGAAGCGCAACGACCCAACCGCATTCGCGACGTCGCTGTCCAAAATCCTATCCACAAagctctcctcgtcgaaaCGCTCAGATCCCGTCCTGTCacggagcgccgccgcgcacgaggcgtccaaggccgccgtcgacagcgcCCTGGAATCCAAGGCCAAGCGCCAGCTCAAGGAGCAGAAGCGCCGGGCCCTCGAGAAGGGCCGCGTCAAGGACGTGCTAATCGCGACCGCGAGCGAGACCACGGGCGTgcccgagacgacgacgtcggagatcctcgacaaggagaagaagctgcgCAAGGTGGCGCAGCGGGGTGTGGTGACGCTGTTCAACGCGGtgagggcggcgcaggtcaaggcgacggaggcggagaagagcGCCAGGAAGGAGGGCGTCATTGGCATCGGGCAGCGCGAGAGCAAGGTCAACGAGCTGAGCAAAAAGGGATTCCTGGACCTGATTGCGTCGGGTGGAGGCGGGCTCAAGAAGGGCGGGCTGGAGGAGGCCTAG
- the YAH1 gene encoding mitochondrial matrix iron-sulfur protein (EggNog:ENOG503P2DF~COG:C) — protein MPASRSVAAGLACLPTVACRSLQPGRVQMKTASLASSFAAQSKPSSVPRWAWAVTPARRAFTTTTPRRHGHIEPPKPGQELYVTFIEKDGMEHKFAVSEGDNLLDIAQANDLEMEGACGGSCACSTCHVIVVDEDKYDKMPEPEDDENDMLDLAFGLTETSRLGCQVKMTKELDGLVVKLPSMTRNLQASDFQ, from the exons atgcccgcctcgagatcagtcgccgccggcctggcaTGTCTGCCGACCGTAGCTTGCCGGAGCCTACAGCCTGGTCGCGTGCAAATGAAGACGGCCAGTCTTGCATCGTCATTCGCAGCCCAGTCCAAGCCCAGCTCCGTGCCTCGGTGGGCATGGGCAGTGACCCCCGCTCGGCGCGCCTTCACAACCACGACGCCAAGGCGGCACGGGCATATCGAGCCGCCGAAACCCGGCCAAGA GCTCTACGTCACATTCATCGAAAAGGACGGAATGGAGCACAAGTTTGCCGTTTCCGAAGGCGACAACCTGCTCGACATTGCGCAGGCCAACGACCTCGAGATGGAGGGCgcgtgcggcggctcctGTGCCTGCTCGACGTGTCACGTCATCGTTGTAGACGAGGACAAGTACGACAAGATGCCCGAGCCCGAAGATGACGAGAACGACATGCTGGACCTTGCCTTTGGCCTCACGGAGACGAGCCGGCTGGGGTGCCAGGTCAAGATGACaaaggagctcgacggccttgtcgtcaAGCTGCCGTCCATGACGAGGAACCTGCAAGCAAGCGACTTCCAATGA
- a CDS encoding uncharacterized protein (TransMembrane:3 (o263-286i307-331o351-372i)~EggNog:ENOG503Q4ND~COG:C): MSTTHREGVNPLRPYYIPPTIGEAADPVAAASTNPFSGRHATGSARYASKARDVLADLDYKDYLRDSSPSVVQSVKELVDELVWKYTSVLMAQPFEVAKTILQARDQDDNAALATASEPGSLKRQASGQAGSIYDYADSDSEGDEPAYFTSNVPGTPTSSYRRNQHIHGASSPSSTAKKPAVPEHQLTLRRPDSIAEVIGQLWQKDGAWGVWKGSNATFLYTVLQSLLENWSRSFLSAIFNVPDLGVREDMDRLIDIASPYPWVSLFVAGAAAVATGVLLSPLDLVRTKLILTPNKGQRRTLASLRALPSYLCPSAIALPTVLNSLIHPLLTLSTPLVLRTRFMIDSQVSPMTFSVAKFFASSAAILVKLPIETVLRRGQMAVLTGQQYARVLGAKDQKFETIVPIGRYKGVFGTMYHIASEEGTREISASQPPKKGKAKARTLQPTHRKGQGLEGLWRGWKVNWWGLVGLWTASVVGRGGEGEF, translated from the exons atgtcgacgacgcacaGAGAGGGCGTCAACCCGCTGAGGCCCTACTACATTCCGCCCACCatcggcgaggccgccgaccccgtcgccgccgccagcacgaATCCCTTCTCCGGCCGCCATGCGACGGGCAGCGCCCGCTACGCGTCCAAGGCGcgcgacgtcctcgccgacctcgactaCAAGGACTACCTGCGCGACTCATCGCCGTCGGTCGTCCAGAGCGTCAAggagctggtcgacgagctggtaTGGAAGTACACTTCCGTGTTGATGGCCCAGCCGTTTGAGGTGGCCAAGACGATCCTGCAGGCACGCGACCaggacgacaacgccgcgctggccacggcgtcggaGCCCGGCAGCTTGAAGCGGCAGGCCTCGGGCCAGGCCGGCTCCATCTATGAT TACGCAGATTCCGACTCGGAAGGTGACGAACCTGCCTATTTCACATCCAACGTGCCCGGAACGCCCACGTCCTCGTACAGGAGAAACCAGCACATTCAcggcgcatcatcgccatcgtcgacggccaaaAAGCCTGCTGTCCCAGAACACCAGCTGACTCTGCGGAGGCCGGACTCTATTGCCGAAGTGATTGGGCAGTTATGGCAAAAGGACGGCGCATGGGGCGTGTGGAAGGGCTCGAACGCAACGTTCCTCTACACCGTCTTGCAATCCTTGCTGGAAAACTGGTCGCGAAGCTTCCTGAGCGCCATCTTCAACGTTCCCGACCTGGGCGTCAGGGAAGACATGGACCGCCTCATCGACATCGCGTCCCCGTATCCCTGGGTATCCCTCTTcgttgctggcgctgcggcggtggctacAGGCGTCCTTCTCTCGCCGCTGGACCTTGTACGCACTAA GCTCATCCTGACTCCGAACAAGGGACAGCGCCGGACGCTGGCGTCCCTGCGCGCCCTTCCGTCGTACCTGTGTCCGTCCGCGATTGCTCTTCCCACCGTTCTCAACTCGCTCATTCATCCGCTGTTGACATTATCAACGCCGCTCGTCCTGCGAACTCGATTCATGATTGATAGCCAAGTCTCGCCGATGACGTTTTCCGTCGCCAAATTTTTCGCCTCGTCCGCTGCGATCCTCGTCAAGCTGCCCATCGAGACGGTGCTACGCCGCGGCCAGATGGCTGTGCTCACGGGCCAGCAGTACGCTCGGGTGCTCGGGGCAAAGGATCAGAAATTCGAAACCATTGTTCCCATCGGGCGGTACAAGGGCGTCTTCGGCACCATGTACCACATCGCTTCCGAGGAGGGCACGCGGGAGATTTCGGCCTCGCAGCCTcccaagaagggcaaggcgAAGGCTAGGACCCTTCAGCCTACGCACAGAAAGGGGCAGGGCCTGGAGGGTCTTTGGCGTGGCTGGAAGGTCAACTGGTGGGGC